The region ACGCCCGCCGCGCAGTCGTCGGCCTCGGCGAACTCCTCGGGGGCGTGGCTGATCCCGGTCGGGTTGCGCACGAACAGCATGGCGGTCGGCACGTGCGCCGCCAAGATCCCCGCGTCGTGACCCGCACCGGTGGGCAGCGCCGGCACCCCGCCGAGCGCGGCGGAGATCTCGGCCGCCAACCCGGTGTCGAAGTAAACCGTGTCACCGTAGGACTCCTCGGTGACCCGCAGCTCGCAGCCCTCGTCACCGGCCGCCGCGTGCGCCGCCTCGGTGATCTGCGCGACCACCTCACGGGTCCGCGCGTCGTCGCCGGCCCGAGCGTCCAGCCACACGTCGACCGACGACGCGATCACGTTGGTGCCGCCGGGGTTGGGCACGATCCGGCCCACGGTCGCCCGCGCGCCGCCGGTGGCCGCCGCCCGTGCCGCCAGCACCAGCCGTGACGCGGGCAGCATCGGGTCGCGGCGGTCCTCGACCAGGGTCGCGCCGGCGTGGTTGCCCTCGCCGGTGAACGTGTAGCGCCACCGCCCGTGCGCCAGGATCGAACTGGCCAGCCCGACCGGGACGGTCAGCCCGCGCCCCTGCTCCACGTGCAGCTCGACGAACTGCCCGACCAGGCCCAGCGCCTCGTCGTCACGGCCCATCCGGGCCGGGTCGAACCCGGCCGCGCGGGCGGCGTCGCCGAACGAGACCCCGTCCGGGTCGGTCAGCGCCGCCGCCTTCTCCGGGGCGATCGCGCCGGTCATCAGCCGCGACCCGAGGCAGGCCACGCCGAACCGGCCGCCCTCCTCCTCCACGAACACCACGACCGCCAGCGGCCGGGACGGCTGGAAACCTCTGACCCGCAACAGGTCGACCGCCTGCAACGCGGCCACGACGCCCAGCGGCCCGTCGAACGCGCCGCCGCCGGGCACCGAGTCCAGGTGGCTGCCGGTGATCACCGCGTCCGGCCCCGGCGCGCCCCACCAGGCCCACAGGTTGCCGTTGCGGTCCGGCCGCACGTCCAGCCCGCGCCGGGTCGCCTCCGCGACGAACCACTCCCGCAGCTCCAGCTCGACGTGGTCGAACCCGTGCCGCGAGTAGCCGCCGCGCCGGGCGTCCCGGCCGACGTCGGCGATGTCCGCCAGGTCAGTCATCGCGCCCCATCGGGATCCGCACGCCCTTGTCCTCGGCGACGGCCTTCGCCTCGTCGTACCCGGCGTCCACGTGCCGGATCACGCCCATGCCGGGGTCGTTGGTCAGCACCCGTTCGATCTTGCGCGCGGCCAGCTCCGTGCCGTCGGCCACGGTGACCTGGCCGGCGTGGATGGACCGCCCGATGCCGACGCCGCCGCCGTGGTGCAGCGACACCCAGGTGGCTCCGGACGCGGTGTTGACCAGCGCGTTGAGCAGCGGCCAGTCCGCGATGGCGTCCGAGCCGTCGGCCATCGACTCGGTCTCCCGGTACGGCGAGGCGACCGAGCCGCAGTCGAGGTGGTCGCGGCCGATCACGATCGGCGCGGACAGCTCGCCGCTGGCCACCATCTCGTTGAACTTCAGCCCGGCGAGGTGCCGCTCGCCGTAGCCCAGCCAGCAGATCCGCGCGGGCAGCCCCTGGAACTCGACCCGCTCGCCGGCCATCTTGATCCACCGCGCGAGCTGCTCGTTGTCCGGGAACAGCTCCAGGATCGCCTGGTCGGTCTTGGCGATGTCGGCCGGGTCGCCGGACAGCGCCGCCCAGCGGAACGGGCCCTTGCCCTCGCAGAACAGCGGCCGGATGTAGGCGGGCACGAAACCCGGGAAGTCGAACGCCCGCTCGTAGCCGCCCAGCTTGGCCTCGCCGCGGATCGAGTTGCCGTAGTCGAACACCTCCGCGCCCCGGTCCTGGAACCCGACCATCGCCTCGACGTGGTCGGCCATCGACTCGCGGGACCGGTCGGTGAACTCGTCGGGCTTCTTGGCCGCGTAGTCCGACCAGTCGTCCAGCCCGATGCCCTTGGGCAGGTACGCCAGCGGGTCGTGCGCCGAGGTCTGGTCGGTGACGATGTCCACCGGGACCTCGCGGCGCAGCAGCTCGGGCAGCACCTCGGCGGCGTTGCCGATCAGGCCCACCGACAGCGCCCGGCCCTCGGCCTTCGCCTTGAGCACGCGGGCGATCGCGTCGTCGATGTCGTCCGCGACCTCGTCGAGGTAGCGGGTCTCCACGCGCCGCCGGGCGCGCGCCGGGTCGACCTCGACGCACAGCGCGACGCCCTCGTTCATCGTCACCGCCAGCGGCTGCGCGCCACCCATGCCACCGAGCCCGGCGGTGAGCGTGAGCGTGCCCTTGAGGGTGCCGTTGAACCGCTTGTTGGCCACGGCGGCGAACGTCTCGTAGGTGCCCTGGAGGATGCCCTGGGTGCCGATGTAGATCCACGACCCGGCGGTCATCTGGCCGTACATGGTCAGGCCCTCGGCCTCCAGCCGGCGGAACTCGGGCCAGTTCGCCCAGTCCGGCACCAGGTTGGAGTTGGCGATCAGCACCCGCGGCGCCCACTCGTTGGTCCGCATCACGCCCACCGGGCGGCCGGACTGCACGAGCAGCGTCTCGTCGTCGGCCAGCTCGGCCAGCTCGCGGCTGATGGCGTGGAAGCTCGGCCAGTCCCGGGCGGCCTTGCCGGTGCCGCCGTAGACCACCAGGTCCTCGGGGCGCTCGGCCACGTCCGGGTCGAGGTTGTTGTGGAACATCCGCAGGGCGGCCTCGGTCTGCCAGCTGCGGGCGGTCAGGTCGGTGCCTCGGGCTGCACGCACCATCAGAGTGCTCCGTTCCGGATGAGTTCTTCGGCGGCGGCGATCTCAGGGGCCAGGTGGCGGTCCGGACCGGGGCCCTGGACGCTCACGCGGAGCTTGGCCACGGCCGCGGCGGTCGCCGGCGCCGGCTTCAGGGGTGCGCGCAGGTCGAGCGCGCGGGCGGCGGTGAGCAGCTCGACCGCCAGCACGGTGCGCAGACCGTCCACGGCCTTGCGCAGCTTGCGCGCGGCGGACCAGCCCATCGAGACGTGGTCCTCCTGCATCGCGCTGCTCGGGATCGAGTCGACGGACGCGGGCACGGCCAGCCGCTTGAGCTCGCTGACGATCGCGGCCTGCGTGTACTGGGCGATCATGTGGCCGGAGTCGACACCGGGGTCGTCGGCCAGGAACGGCGGCAGGCCGTGCGACCGGTTCACGTCCAGCATCCGGTCGGTGCGGCGCTCGGCGATGCTCGCCACGTCGGCCACCGGGATGGCCAGGAAGTCCAGCACGTAGGCGATCGGCGCGCCGTGGAAGTTGCCGTTGGACTCGACCCGGCCGTCGGCCAGCACCACCGGGTTGTCCACGGCGGCGGCCAGTTCGCGGTCGGCGACCGTCTCGGCGTAGGCCACGGTGTCCCGCGCCGCCCCGTGCACCTGCGGCGAGCAGCGCAGCGAGTACGCGTCCTGGACCCGCGTGCAGTCCGGGCCGCGGTGGCTCGCCATGATCTCGGAGCCGGCCAGCAGGTCAACCATCCGGCGGGCGCTGTGGCCCTGGCCGGGGTGCGGGCGCAGCGCCTGCAGGTCGGCGGCGAAGACCCGGTCGGTGCCCAGCAGGGCCTCCACGCTCATCGCCGCGGTCAGGTCCGCCACGTCCAGCAGGTAGCGCAGGTCGCGCAGCGCCAGCACGAGCATCCCCAGCATCCCGTCGGTGCCGTTGATGAGCGCCAGGCCCTCCTTCTCGGCCAGCCGCACCGGCTCGATGCCGGCCCGGCGCAGCGCGTCGGCGGCCGGGACCAGCGCGCCGTCGGCGTCCCGGACCTGGCCCTCGCCGGTCAGCGCGAGCGCGGCGGCCGACAGCGGCGCCAGGTCGCCCGAGCAGCCCAGCGAGCCGTACTCGTGGACGACCGGCGTGATGCCCGCGTTCAGCATGGCCGCCATCGCCTCGGCGGTGCCCAGCCGCACCCCGGTGTGCCCGCTGGCCAGCGTCTTGAGCCGGAGCAGGACCAGGGCGCGGACCACCTCGCGCTCCACCTCGGGGCCGGAGCCGGCGGCGTGCGAGCGGACCAGCGACTGCTGGAGCGCCGCCCGGCGGTCCGGCGGGATGTGCCGGACGGCCAGCGCGCCGAAGCCCGTGGACACGCCGTAGGTGGGTGTCTCGGCCGTGGCCAGGCGTTCGATGTGGGCGCGGGCGGCCGTGACCGCCTCGCGCGCCGCCTCCGTGATCTCCACGGGCGCGTCGTCGCGGGCGACGGCGTGGACGTCCTCGCGGGTCAGCGATTTCGGACCCAGCTGCACGGGTTGCTGCATGTGCACATCACAACCCGTGCGCCGGGTCCGCACGACCCGAGACCCCCGGAGAGCGTCTGGCATCCCAGACTCCGCCGGGCCCTGGTTCAGGAGGCCCAGTCGAACCGCGGGCCGGGGTCGAACCGGACGTGGTCGAGGGCCGCGGGCGACTGCTCGGCTCGGCGGGCCACGCCGAGCGGATCGGACACGTCGTCGGGCACGACCGACAGCACCGGCTCCGGGCTCACCTGCCAGAACAGCACGTCCTCGTCGTCGACGTACGCGGCCGCGCCGCCCACGTCGGTCCGCTGCTCCGGCCGGGCGGCGGCGAGCAGGGCGGCCTGGCGCCCGGCATCGGCGACGGGCACCCGCAGCGTGATCCGCGGCCCGCCCCTCTGCCGCACGTCGCCCATTCCCGGGCGTCCTCCACAACGTCGGCAACGGGGTGACCTGGGCGGTCGCGAACTCCTCGGAGCCGGTCGTCACACCCCTCCAGTGCGCGGCCGGCCCGGTTTGTTGACAATGGCCCGGTGGGATCCAGCAGCGACGTGCCGGCGTTGCGCCGAGGGCTGGCCGTGCTGCGCCTGCTGGCCGGTCGTCCCGGACCGCTGTCCGCCGCGGCGGTGGCGCGGGAGCTGGACCTGCCCCGGTCCACCACCTACCACCTGCTGGCCGAGCTGGCCGAGGCCGGGTTCGCCACCCACTTCCCCGAGGAGCGCCGGTACGGGCTGGGCGTGGCGGCGTTCGAACTCGGTTCGGCCTACCTGCGCCACGACCCGCTGGAACGCCTCGCGCGGCCGTTGCTGCGCCGGCTGGTCGACGGCGTCGGCCGGACCGCGCACCTGGGCGTGCTGCACGGCGCGGAGGCGCTCTACCTGCTGCGCGAGCAGCCCCGGCGGCCGTCCACGATCGTGTCGGACGTGGGCGTGCGGCTGCCGTCGCACCTCACCGCGTCCGGCCGCGCGATGCTGGCCCACCTGCCCGACGCCCAGGTGCGGGCGCTGTTCCCGAGCGTGGCGTCGTTCGTCGACCGCACCGGGCGCGGCCCGGCCAACCTCCCCGCGCTGCGCCGCCTGCTGACCGCGGAACGCCGTCGCGGGTGGGCGGTGGAGGACGGCTACGTGACGGCCGGCTTCGCGTCGGTCGCCGCCCCGGTCTTCGACCACGGCGAACGCCCGATCGCCGCGATCACCGTCACCTTCCGGCACGTCTGCGACCAGGAGTGCGGCGAGACCTGGCCGGACCTGGCCACCGAGACCCGCCGCACCGCCGACGCCCTGACCGACCGCATCGGCGGCCACCGCGCCGACCAGGAGGAGAAACCGGGCTGACCCGGGTGCGCGGCGGGCCGGCGCGGTCGGACCCCACCCCACGATGCCGACGTGATCGACTCCGACGCCCAGACCGCCGACGGCTCCTGGCGGTCCACCGGCACGGGCGACCGAACGAAACCGCCGGCCCACCCCGTGAGGCGGACCGGCGGTTTGACGCGTGCGGTTAGAGCTTGACGTTCTTGAGGAAGTCCGCGGCCACGTTCGCCACGGTCTCCTTGTCGATGTCGACCCGCTTGACCAACTCGGCCAGGTTGACCGTGGTCAGCGCGGCGGACACCTTGTTGAGCGCGTCCTTGCCCGCCTGGTTGACCGCGTCGGACCGCAGCAGCGGGATGATGTTCTGCGCCGGGTACATGTTCTTCGGGTCCTTCAGCTCCACGAACGAGTTCGCCTTGATGTCGGCGGACGTCGTGTACAGGTTCGCGACCTGCGCGGTGCCGTTCTTCAGCGCGTCCACGGTGATCGGGCCGCCGGCGTCGGTGGTCTTGATCTCCTTGAACGTGACTCCGTAGAGCTCCTTGACCTTGTCCTTCCAGCGCTGGCCCCACTCGCCCGCCGCGCCCAGGACGTACTTGCCGTCACCGAGGTCCGCGATCGAGGCCACGCCGGAGTCCGCGGTCTCCTTGGTGACCACCAGGACGTCCTTGTCCTCGGCGTCGGACTTGAACAGCACCTCCAGGCCGGCCGGGGTCTTGTCCTTGAGCGCCTTGTAGACCTCGTCGGACGCCGTCGTGGTGTTGGTCTTGTCGAAGTAGTTCAGCAGGTTGCCGGTGTACTCCGGCACCACGCCGAGCGACTTGTCCTGCAACGCCTTCACCACGAGTTCCCGGGCACCGATGCCGGACTTCACCGACACCTGCGCGCCGGTCGCCTTGAGCGCCCCCGCGTAGATCTCGGCCAGGATCTTGTTCTCGGTGAAGTCGGCCGAACCGACCACGACCTCACCCGAGGCGGACTGCTGGTTGCTCCCGCTCAGGTCCTCTTTGGACCCGCACGCGGAGACGACCAACGCTGCCGCCGCGACGATGACGGTCAACGTGCGCTTCATGCCGTTCTCCCTCTCCCACTTCACCGGTCTCCACCGACCTCGACCACGTCGGTCGCCTTGGCGCGCCGACGGGGTCGGGCGGTCAGCCGCAAACCCCTGGGTATGACGAGCTTCCCGGCGAACGCCAGCACGACGTCCACCACCACCGCCAGCAGCGCGATCAGGATCGCGCCGCCGATGAACTGCCCGTAGTCGAGCACCCGCAGCCCGTCGATCAGCGGCCGGCCCAGCGACTCGATGCCGACGTACGCGGCGACCGACGCCGTCGCCACGACCTGCAGGACCGCGTTGCGCAGACCGCCGACCAGCAGCGGCAGCGCGTTGGGCAGCTCCACCTTCCACAGCCGCTGCGAGCCGGTCATCCCCATGCCGCGCGCGGCGTCCACGACCCCGGCGTCCACGCTCTGGATGCCGGAGTACGTGCCGGCCAGGATCGGCGGCACGGCCAGCACGACCAGGCCGATCAGCACACCGACCTGGCCGACCCCGACCACCAGGTACAGGAACGTCACCAGGCCGAGCGTGGGCAGCGCGCGCAACGCGTTGCTGCCGCCCACCACCAGCACGCCGCCGCGCCCGGTGTGCCCGACGAACAGGCCGAGCGGCACCGCGATGGCCGCCGCGCCGAGCACCGCGCCCAGGCAGTACAACAGGTGCACGCCGATCCGCGTCGGGATCGAGGTCGGCCCCGACCAGTTCGCCGGGTCGGTCAGCCAGCCGAGGGCTTCCGCGAAGATCATGGCCGACCTGCCCTGGTCCACGGCGTCAAGGCGTTGCGCAGGGCCAGCAGCACCAGGTCCACGACCAGCGCCAGCACCAGCGTCAGCACGATGCCGACGATGATCGGCGCCAGGTAGCGCTGCCGGAAGCCGTCGGTGAACAGCGTGCCCAGGCCGCCGCTGCCGATCAGCGCGCCGACGCTGACCAGGCTGATGTTGCTCACCGACCCGACCCGCACCCCGGCCGCGAGCACCGGCACCGACAGCGGCAGTTCCACGGTGAGGAACCGCCGCCACGGCCGGAAGCCCATCGCGGTCGCGGCGGCCGTCACGTGCGCGGGCACCGCGTTGAGCGCCTCCACGACGGGGCGCACCAGCAGCGCGGTGGTGTAGATGGTCAGCGCGATCACCACGTTGAGCGGGTCGAGCACCTGGGTGCCGATCACCGCCGGGATGATCGCGAACAGCGCCAGCGACGGCACCGTGTAGATCGCGTTGGACAACCCGACCAGGAACCCGTTGACCCGCCGGTACCGGTGGCACACCAGGCCCAGCCCGATCGCCAGCACCACGGAGATCACCAGCGGCAGCAGGGAGAGGTAGACGTGGTCGAGCAGCGCCGACCACAACGCGGCACGGGTGCCGGCGTCGCCGAGGTACTTGGCGATGTCACCCACGGCGGCTCTCGATCACGTCGAGCACCTGGTGCGCCTTGACCACGCCGACGAACCGCCCGTTGGCGTCGACCACGACGCCCAGGCCCGAGGGCGAGGACAGCGCGGCGTCGAGCGCGCCCCGGATCGGGCCGCCCTCGCCGTAGAGCGAGCCGCCGGGCACCACGGCGCCGTCCGGCGCGCTCCAGCCCTGCGGCCGGTTCTCGCCGTCCACCAGCAGTTCCCACCCGCCCGACGCGGCGGAGGCCTCGGCGGTGTCGGCCGCGCCGACCTCGACGCCGGAGGCGTCCACAAAGGACAGGCTGCGGTAGCCCCGGTCCTTGCCCACGAAGCCCGCCACGAAGTCGTCGGCCGGGCGGCTGAGCAGTTCGGCGGGCGGCGCGTACTGGGCCAGGATCCCGCCCTCGCGGAACACCGCCACCTTCTCGCCGATCCGCACCGCCTCGTCGATGTCGTGGGTCACGAAGACGATCGTCTTGTCCAGTTCGGCCTGCAAGCGCAGCAACTCGTCCTGGAGCCCTTCCCGGACCACCGGGTCGACCGCGCTGAACGGCTCGTCCATCAGCAGCACCGGCGGGTCGGCGGCCAGCGCCCGCGCGACGCCCACCCGCTGCTGCTGGCCGCCGGAGAGCTGCACCGGGTAGCGCCGGCCGAGCTCGGCGGGCAACCCCACCAGTTCCAGCAGTTCCGCGGCGCGCGTGCGGGCGCGTGACTTCGCCCACCCGGACAGCAGCGGCACGGTGGCCACGTTGTCCAGCACCGTCCGGTGCGGGAACAGGCCCGCCTGCTGGATGACGTACCCGATGCCCAGCCGCAGCTTCGGCGGGTCCACGGTCAGCACGTCCCGGCCGTCCACCAGGACCGTGCCCGAGGTCGGGTCGATCATCCGGTTCACCATGCGCAGCGACGTCGTCTTGCCGCAGCCGGACGGACCGACGAAGACCGTGATCGTGCCCGCCTCGACCACCAGGTCCAAGCCGTTCACCGCGATCGTCCCGTCGTCGAACCGCTTGGTCACGCCGCGGAACTCGATCACCGCGTGGTCCTCCCCGTCGGTGGCGCCAGGCCCGGTCGATTGAGGCGTCGAACGACACTAGCCCGTTCGCCCGACCGTGGCACGGCGTTCCAGGATTCGGTCAGTAGGCTGCTCCGGTTGTGGCCAC is a window of Saccharothrix espanaensis DSM 44229 DNA encoding:
- a CDS encoding allantoate amidohydrolase — encoded protein: MTDLADIADVGRDARRGGYSRHGFDHVELELREWFVAEATRRGLDVRPDRNGNLWAWWGAPGPDAVITGSHLDSVPGGGAFDGPLGVVAALQAVDLLRVRGFQPSRPLAVVVFVEEEGGRFGVACLGSRLMTGAIAPEKAAALTDPDGVSFGDAARAAGFDPARMGRDDEALGLVGQFVELHVEQGRGLTVPVGLASSILAHGRWRYTFTGEGNHAGATLVEDRRDPMLPASRLVLAARAAATGGARATVGRIVPNPGGTNVIASSVDVWLDARAGDDARTREVVAQITEAAHAAAGDEGCELRVTEESYGDTVYFDTGLAAEISAALGGVPALPTGAGHDAGILAAHVPTAMLFVRNPTGISHAPEEFAEADDCAAGVVALATTLERLAR
- a CDS encoding ABC transporter substrate-binding protein, giving the protein MKRTLTVIVAAAALVVSACGSKEDLSGSNQQSASGEVVVGSADFTENKILAEIYAGALKATGAQVSVKSGIGARELVVKALQDKSLGVVPEYTGNLLNYFDKTNTTTASDEVYKALKDKTPAGLEVLFKSDAEDKDVLVVTKETADSGVASIADLGDGKYVLGAAGEWGQRWKDKVKELYGVTFKEIKTTDAGGPITVDALKNGTAQVANLYTTSADIKANSFVELKDPKNMYPAQNIIPLLRSDAVNQAGKDALNKVSAALTTVNLAELVKRVDIDKETVANVAADFLKNVKL
- the hutU gene encoding urocanate hydratase → MVRAARGTDLTARSWQTEAALRMFHNNLDPDVAERPEDLVVYGGTGKAARDWPSFHAISRELAELADDETLLVQSGRPVGVMRTNEWAPRVLIANSNLVPDWANWPEFRRLEAEGLTMYGQMTAGSWIYIGTQGILQGTYETFAAVANKRFNGTLKGTLTLTAGLGGMGGAQPLAVTMNEGVALCVEVDPARARRRVETRYLDEVADDIDDAIARVLKAKAEGRALSVGLIGNAAEVLPELLRREVPVDIVTDQTSAHDPLAYLPKGIGLDDWSDYAAKKPDEFTDRSRESMADHVEAMVGFQDRGAEVFDYGNSIRGEAKLGGYERAFDFPGFVPAYIRPLFCEGKGPFRWAALSGDPADIAKTDQAILELFPDNEQLARWIKMAGERVEFQGLPARICWLGYGERHLAGLKFNEMVASGELSAPIVIGRDHLDCGSVASPYRETESMADGSDAIADWPLLNALVNTASGATWVSLHHGGGVGIGRSIHAGQVTVADGTELAARKIERVLTNDPGMGVIRHVDAGYDEAKAVAEDKGVRIPMGRDD
- a CDS encoding ABC transporter permease — its product is MGDIAKYLGDAGTRAALWSALLDHVYLSLLPLVISVVLAIGLGLVCHRYRRVNGFLVGLSNAIYTVPSLALFAIIPAVIGTQVLDPLNVVIALTIYTTALLVRPVVEALNAVPAHVTAAATAMGFRPWRRFLTVELPLSVPVLAAGVRVGSVSNISLVSVGALIGSGGLGTLFTDGFRQRYLAPIIVGIVLTLVLALVVDLVLLALRNALTPWTRAGRP
- a CDS encoding IclR family transcriptional regulator yields the protein MGSSSDVPALRRGLAVLRLLAGRPGPLSAAAVARELDLPRSTTYHLLAELAEAGFATHFPEERRYGLGVAAFELGSAYLRHDPLERLARPLLRRLVDGVGRTAHLGVLHGAEALYLLREQPRRPSTIVSDVGVRLPSHLTASGRAMLAHLPDAQVRALFPSVASFVDRTGRGPANLPALRRLLTAERRRGWAVEDGYVTAGFASVAAPVFDHGERPIAAITVTFRHVCDQECGETWPDLATETRRTADALTDRIGGHRADQEEKPG
- a CDS encoding ABC transporter permease; protein product: MIFAEALGWLTDPANWSGPTSIPTRIGVHLLYCLGAVLGAAAIAVPLGLFVGHTGRGGVLVVGGSNALRALPTLGLVTFLYLVVGVGQVGVLIGLVVLAVPPILAGTYSGIQSVDAGVVDAARGMGMTGSQRLWKVELPNALPLLVGGLRNAVLQVVATASVAAYVGIESLGRPLIDGLRVLDYGQFIGGAILIALLAVVVDVVLAFAGKLVIPRGLRLTARPRRRAKATDVVEVGGDR
- the hutH gene encoding histidine ammonia-lyase, whose amino-acid sequence is MQQPVQLGPKSLTREDVHAVARDDAPVEITEAAREAVTAARAHIERLATAETPTYGVSTGFGALAVRHIPPDRRAALQQSLVRSHAAGSGPEVEREVVRALVLLRLKTLASGHTGVRLGTAEAMAAMLNAGITPVVHEYGSLGCSGDLAPLSAAALALTGEGQVRDADGALVPAADALRRAGIEPVRLAEKEGLALINGTDGMLGMLVLALRDLRYLLDVADLTAAMSVEALLGTDRVFAADLQALRPHPGQGHSARRMVDLLAGSEIMASHRGPDCTRVQDAYSLRCSPQVHGAARDTVAYAETVADRELAAAVDNPVVLADGRVESNGNFHGAPIAYVLDFLAIPVADVASIAERRTDRMLDVNRSHGLPPFLADDPGVDSGHMIAQYTQAAIVSELKRLAVPASVDSIPSSAMQEDHVSMGWSAARKLRKAVDGLRTVLAVELLTAARALDLRAPLKPAPATAAAVAKLRVSVQGPGPDRHLAPEIAAAEELIRNGAL
- a CDS encoding ABC transporter ATP-binding protein, with translation MIEFRGVTKRFDDGTIAVNGLDLVVEAGTITVFVGPSGCGKTTSLRMVNRMIDPTSGTVLVDGRDVLTVDPPKLRLGIGYVIQQAGLFPHRTVLDNVATVPLLSGWAKSRARTRAAELLELVGLPAELGRRYPVQLSGGQQQRVGVARALAADPPVLLMDEPFSAVDPVVREGLQDELLRLQAELDKTIVFVTHDIDEAVRIGEKVAVFREGGILAQYAPPAELLSRPADDFVAGFVGKDRGYRSLSFVDASGVEVGAADTAEASAASGGWELLVDGENRPQGWSAPDGAVVPGGSLYGEGGPIRGALDAALSSPSGLGVVVDANGRFVGVVKAHQVLDVIESRRG